The genomic region TGTTGCTACAACAGTTTTCCACTGAGCATAAAGCACTACAGAACAATCATCTATCGCTATGGTGTCACCTTCTTTATAATTTGTACCATTTCCATCTGCACTTGTATTCCATCCAGAAAATTCACAATCATCTCTGGCTAATTCTCCACTGTTACCTAATACAGAAACAGTATTACCCGTATAATATTTGGTAGTATCTGTTGGCACAGTTCCACTGGTTGCCTTATTTGATTTATAATAAACAGAATATGTTTGTAGCCAAATCGCATACAATGTTAAATCAGAAGCAGGCATTGTAAAAGTTGAATTAAGTTCATATGTAGTTCCAGAACCATTACTCACAGTATTCCAATTTTCTAAGTGATAACCGACATTACTATGGAAAGCACTACCAAGGACAGAGACTTCATCGCCTGCATGATAGGTCAAATTTCTAGAATATCCCCGGTCAAAATAAGTAAGGGTGTATTCTTTACTAGATTTCGATCCCAATTCCAAGCTACAACTTGCAAGAAAAACAATAGCCACCATGTTAAATATTAGTAATAAGCGTTTCATTTTATAATTATTTACCTTTTAAAGGAAAAGACTACGTACCTAATTAGTTTATGTCAATCTTCAAGAGAATAGACATACACCGCAATCACTAGCATTTCTTTTAAATAAATATTTGTTTAGTAATAAAATATTTAAAATTAATAAACAAAATATAGAATTTTGTTAAAATTAAAAGCAAATATTAAATAAACTTACATAATGAATGAAATATATTTCCTCAAAACTTACAAACAAGTTAAAGAAAAAAATCTTTACTCAAAAAAAGAAATTTGCTTTTTTACAAAACCAGAATATTGTCAAAAATTGACACAAGGATTACATAAAATCAGTGACAAAACATTTTTAAAAATTTATACTAATAGGCAAATAGTATAGTAAACTTATATTAATTACTTGTTTATATCAAATTGCTCTTTTTAAGGGTTCCAAATTGTTCCTCCATGTGTATCAAAGGATAACCCATGGTGCTGGCAATGCAACACGCTTTTCATTCTGCAAAGATTTTTTCTTATTATTGGGCCTGTATTTCTGTTTTGTAATGCAATAGGATAATAATTTTTTTCCCATAATCTCATCATCATTGGCTCTGTATACTACTTGTTTTACATGTATCAGATAGGTTTCCATTCGACGTTCATAACAAAGCCTTTTCACAAAGGTCTGTTTGGCAAATAATCCTTTAATCCTTACAGACACCAGATAATCAGCATATACAATTCAACCTTTTTTATATGATTTCAAAAAAACAAACCATACTTTGCGTAAAACACAAACATCCTATTATTTTAAATCGTTTATAAAAGACCTGCCACCATGCCATAATATGCTGACTTCCAATGTCGTAGAGGAATCATCCAAAACAAAGAAAAACGAAAAGACCCTAGGACAAATCCTTCATTTTCCACCTCAGAAAACTGACAGAAACCACAAATGTTCCTGCTTCTGCAAACGGCAGTGACAGCCAGATTCCCTCAAAGCCAGACAAATGTGGCAATACTATAATACCAAAAGCAAGAAGTACCAGGCTCCTCAGCAAGGAAATAACCATGGAACATTTCTCATCTCCAAGTGCAGTAAAAAAGACCGAAGCAAAAACATTCACTCCACTGAAAAGAAAAGCCCATGCAATGAGGCTGAATCCAGTTTTTGCAATCCCATATACAGCAGACCCTTCAGGAACGAACAGACCTGTTACAGAAGATCCGCAACACAGAGCCAGAAGAAATGCGGAAATCGATGCAACCGCAATGAAACCGATACAGTGCCATACCAACTGCTTCACTTCCCCATAAGCCTTTTTCCCAAATGCATAACTGACAAGAGGAACAACTCCCATGGAAAACCCGATGAAAAGTGTATCAAGCAAAAACTGTGCATAGATGATGATAGTTATTGCAGCAACACCATCGACTCCAACCAGACGGAGCATAGCCCCATTGAAAAGAAAGGTAGTAACGGCAACAGAAAGTTGTCCGACCAGCTCGGAAGCTCCGTTACCACAGCTTTCTGCAATGAGACGGAAATCCCGACGAAAACGGGTAATGTATAACTCAGAACCGGTACCATGCAGAAAGAAGACCACCCCGCCTACAGCAGGAACGAGGTAACCGATCCCAGTAGCCAGGGCAGCACCTCTGATACCCATCCCAAACGGTCCCATAAACAAAAAATCCAAACAGGCATTCATTGTTCCAGCTACAGCGACCAATGAAAAACCCAGTTTCGGGCGTCCGGCCGTCACAAAGAAAAAAGCTGAAAAGAGTCTGCAGTATATTTGCAGGAGAGAACAGACTAAGCAAGAGAAGATATGCGGCCGCATAAGCTTTCAATACACCTGTAGGCTCCAAGAAAACTGACTGATGCTATCCATAAACATACTGCCTGACAAAGCAATCGCTATCCCAAAAACAAAACCTACAAAGACAATAAAGGAAAAATCTTGCCTTGCTTCCTTCTCATTCCTTTCTCCGAACTTACGGGCAACAATTGCACTGCCACCGGAAGCAAGCATTGATCCCAGTCCCACGATGAGGTTGATCACCGGTGTTACGATATTGACGGCAGACAAGGCATCGCTCCCTACAAGCCTAACTATGCATATTGTATCCACGAGCGTATAAAGACCGGAAAAAAGCATCATGAATATTGTCGGAGCAGCGAAGGCAACAAGGGAACCTATCGTCCGATGAGCTACATTGATACCCTTCTCAGACATTTTTCCCCGGGGACCTGCAAACAGGACAAGTGCATCCTTCATGGAGTTTCCTGTCAAACAGAAACTTCTGGGTAGGATAGCCAAATTCAACCGACAAGTCAGAAGGGACAAAACCGGAATCAAGAAGAAACTTTCTATAGCCTGTATCAGATCTGTCACCATCTCTGTACGTCGTCATACAGACGGTATCGCTTCCCTGCAACAGTCCGTGCACAGCCTTTGAAAGAAGCAAGGAAGCAAGCTCAGTCTTTCGGCATAACGGATGTATGCCGAGAAAATCTATGAATCCCCTGTCTGGAGATACCAATAGCGCCCCGACAAGAATATTTCCCTTATAGGCAAGAAGCGCCTGCCCTGCTTTGATATATTTTTCAACAGCACTGATATGTTCTCTTTCATCAAAACAGGGATATCCATCGACAGCTAAACCAGCCAGTCGCAGCCATCCGGAAATATCAGTCATTTCTGCATTATCAAATTCCAAGGAAACTGAATTTGCCTTCCCAGACAGAAAGGCAATTTCCTCAGAAAAATCCCATCGTTGCTGCAATGGATAAAACAGCTGCCTTTTCCTGAAGCTCCCAGGCGCATACTTATATCTCGACCGGAATGCATTGCTGAATGCCTGCTGGTTTTCATACCCTGCTGACAATGCTATGTCCATGATCGGCAAGTCAGAAAACGAAAGCAACCGGGCAGCTTCCGTGAGCTGACGCCGCTTCAAGTAAACATGGAGTGGCAATCCGGTCATCATGGAAAAAGTTCTGTCCAGGTATGCCATCGACAGGCCGACACAATCGGCAACAGCCTCTAGGCCAAGCCTATGCGTCAGGTTGTCTTCAATATAGTCAATGGCACGTAATATCTTTCCTGTCGTATCCACTTTTCATCTCTCTGTCCAAGTATAAGATTCCATGGATATCTTGTTTTATCCATTCTTGACCTTTTTGCAAGATTTTTCCACCTTCCGATGGAACTATGCTATGCGGCAAGTGCCAGATCACCAGGTTGTATCCAGCCCTTTTTCCGCATTGCTTCACTGAAGACAAAAGAAAGGGCCGCAGGAAGGACAAAATGAAGCAATACCATCGGGACAAATGCCGACATGCCCATAGTAGCAATCGTATTGAACTGTCCCACCAGTCCACTTGTTCCCATTCCTGCTCCGGCAGCATTGTTCGTCATCTTGAAAACAAGCGTAGACAGCGGTCCTACGATAGCGGCAGTCAATGTCGGTGGAATCCATATCCGCCAGTTATGGACAATATTCGGTATCTGCAGCATGCTGGTTCCCAGTCCTTGGCTGATCAAGCCTGAAATACCATTTTCCCTATAGGAAGAAACGGCAAAACCGACCATCTGCGCGCAACACCCCACCGTAGCTGCACCTGCAGCAAGCCCGGAAAGATTCAGACTGATGCAGATAGCCGCCGATGAAATAGGAAGCGTAAGGATCATACCGACCACAGTTGCAACCAAGATACCCATCGGAAGCGGATAGAGTGTAGTAAGCTGATTGATGAACATGCCCAAGGCCTTCATCATAGCAGAGACAAACGGAGAAAGAAACTTGCCGACCAAGCCTCCGGTCAGGATAGTGACAAAAGGTACGACGATGATATCTACCTTCGTTTTTCCGGCCACTCGCTTGGAAGCTTCGGCAGCAGCCAATGAGGCACACAAGGCACCGACCGGTTCCCCAAGAGTCAGTTTGATGAACTCTCCGGAAGGAGAAAGTACAATAGTCCCTGCACCGA from Spirochaetia bacterium harbors:
- a CDS encoding MATE family efflux transporter; translation: MTAGRPKLGFSLVAVAGTMNACLDFLFMGPFGMGIRGAALATGIGYLVPAVGGVVFFLHGTGSELYITRFRRDFRLIAESCGNGASELVGQLSVAVTTFLFNGAMLRLVGVDGVAAITIIIYAQFLLDTLFIGFSMGVVPLVSYAFGKKAYGEVKQLVWHCIGFIAVASISAFLLALCCGSSVTGLFVPEGSAVYGIAKTGFSLIAWAFLFSGVNVFASVFFTALGDEKCSMVISLLRSLVLLAFGIIVLPHLSGFEGIWLSLPFAEAGTFVVSVSFLRWKMKDLS
- a CDS encoding AraC family transcriptional regulator codes for the protein MDTTGKILRAIDYIEDNLTHRLGLEAVADCVGLSMAYLDRTFSMMTGLPLHVYLKRRQLTEAARLLSFSDLPIMDIALSAGYENQQAFSNAFRSRYKYAPGSFRKRQLFYPLQQRWDFSEEIAFLSGKANSVSLEFDNAEMTDISGWLRLAGLAVDGYPCFDEREHISAVEKYIKAGQALLAYKGNILVGALLVSPDRGFIDFLGIHPLCRKTELASLLLSKAVHGLLQGSDTVCMTTYRDGDRSDTGYRKFLLDSGFVPSDLSVEFGYPTQKFLFDRKLHEGCTCPVCRSPGKNV
- a CDS encoding PTS sugar transporter subunit IIC, yielding METKRKTSGRKGVADYFVTFLNGMAQGLFASLIIGLIIKQIGTYASIPLLVQFGQVAQYLTGPAIGVGVAMSVGASPLGVFCSAVAGAIGAGTIVLSPSGEFIKLTLGEPVGALCASLAAAEASKRVAGKTKVDIIVVPFVTILTGGLVGKFLSPFVSAMMKALGMFINQLTTLYPLPMGILVATVVGMILTLPISSAAICISLNLSGLAAGAATVGCCAQMVGFAVSSYRENGISGLISQGLGTSMLQIPNIVHNWRIWIPPTLTAAIVGPLSTLVFKMTNNAAGAGMGTSGLVGQFNTIATMGMSAFVPMVLLHFVLPAALSFVFSEAMRKKGWIQPGDLALAA